A region from the Fundulus heteroclitus isolate FHET01 chromosome 22, MU-UCD_Fhet_4.1, whole genome shotgun sequence genome encodes:
- the nkx1.2la gene encoding NK1 transcription factor related 2-like,a, with the protein MMMTSHKISFSIDDILDPNKFNSKRANELPIAKEKFTAPDAEGTSLEWDSAAVRGFGEERADAGEDTADEDSSDPTVLPDPILTCSPCEHEDSCKKTVATPQDPPPHKRRRADQACAKPRRARTAFTYEQLVALENKFRATRYLSVCERLNLALSLSLTETQVKIWFQNRRTKWKKQNPGADSTLQTGSSSLVSVSPNPPSCGSGSGAFHQTFSNFTSGSVIFHTAGGVPLSSTGGLLHPFMPSGFVQPTYFN; encoded by the exons ATGATGATGACTAGCCACAAAATCTCCTTTTCCATAGATGATATATTGGATCCGAACAAGTTTAACAGCAAAAGGGCAAACGAACTTCCCATCGCCAAGGAGAAGTTTACTGCGCCAGATGCAGAGGGAACAAGTTTGGAATGGGACAGCGCAGCGGTAAGAGGCTTCGGAGAGGAGCGCGCAGATGCAG GAGAGGACACAGCAGATGAAGACTCCAGTGATCCAACAGTCCTCCCTGATCCCATCCTAACGTGTTCCCCCTGCGAGCACGAGGACTCCTGCAAGAAGACTGTGGCCACCCCGCAGGACCCCCCACCGCACAAGCGGCGTCGAGCAGACCAGGCGTGCGCCAAACCGCGACGCGCCAGAACGGCGTTCACTTACGAACAGCTGGTGGCTCTGGAGAACAAGTTCCGCGCTACTCGGTATCTGTCAGTGTGCGAGAGACTGAACCTGGCTCTGTCCCTGAGTCTGACCGAAACGCAGGTGAAGATCTGGTTCCAGAACAGGAGgaccaagtggaaaaaacagAACCCTGGAGCAGACAGCACCTTGCAGACCGGCTCCAGCTCCCTGGTCAGCGTCAGTCCAAACCCACCATCCTGCGGCTCAGGCTCCGGCGCCTTCCACCAAACTTTCTCCAACTTCACCTCTGGGAGTGTGATTTTCCACACAGCTGGAGGTGTTCCGCTTTCATCCACTGGGGGGCTCCTGCATCCTTTTATGCCAAGTGGATTCGTCCAGCCGACTTACTTTAACTGA